A genomic region of Stegostoma tigrinum isolate sSteTig4 chromosome 15, sSteTig4.hap1, whole genome shotgun sequence contains the following coding sequences:
- the slc25a5 gene encoding ADP/ATP translocase 2 encodes MAGDKVVSFLKDFLAGGVAAAISKTAVAPIERVKLLLQVQHASKQIAAEKQYKGIIDCVVRIPREQGFLSFWRGNLANVIRYFPTQALNFAFKDVYKQIFLGGIDKKQFWRYFAGNLASGGAAGATSLCFVYPLDFARTRLAADVGKSATEREFTGLGNCLTKIFKSDGMRGLYQGFNVSVQGIIIYRAAYFGIYDTAKGMLPDPKNTHIVISWMIAQTVTAVAGVTSYPFDTVRRRMMMQSGRKGVDIMYKGTIDCWRKILRDEGGRAFFKGAWSNVLRGMGGAFVLVLYDEFKKFV; translated from the exons aTGGCAGGTGATAAGGTTGTAAGTTTCCTTAAGGATTTCCTCGCTGGTGGCGTGGCTGCTGCAATTTCCAAGACAGCGGTGGCTCCCATCGAGAGAGTGAAGCTTCTGCTGCAG GTGCAACATGCGAGCAAACAGATTGCAGCAGAGAAGCAATACAAAGGGATCATTGACTGTGTTGTACGCATTCCGAGAGAGCAAGGTTTCTTGTCCTTCTGGCGTGGTAATTTGGCCAATGTGATCAGATACTTCCCCACCCAGGCATTGAACTTTGCTTTCAAAGATGTGTACAAGCAGATCTTCCTTGGTGGCATTGACAAGAAACAGTTCTGGCGTTACTTTGCTGGCAACCTGgcttctggtggtgctgctggtgCTACATCACTCTGCTTTGTCTACCCCCTTGACTTTGCCAGAACACGCCTGGCTGCTGATGTTGGAAAGTCTGCCACAGAGCGGGAGTTCACAGGATTGGGTAACTGTCTTACCAAGATCTTCAAGTCGGATGGCATGAGGGGGCTTTACCAAGGCTTCAATGTGTCTGTACAAGGCATCATCATTTACAGAGCTGCATACTTTGGCATCTATGATACTGCTAAAG GAATGCTCCCTGATCCCAAGAACACTCACATTGTGATCAGTTGGATGATAGCTCAGACTGTGACTGCTGTTGCTGGTGTGACTTCCTATCCATTTGACACTGTTCGTCGTCGTATGATGATGCAGTCTGGTCGGAAAGGAG TTGATATCATGTACAAAGGAACAATTGACTGCTGGAGGAAGATCTTACGGGACGAGGGTGGCAGAGCTTTCTTCAAGGGTGCCTGGTCCAATGTGCTCAGAGGCATGGGTGGTGCTTTTGTGCTGGTCTTGTATGATGAATTCAAGAAGTTTGTCTAA